In Dysidea avara chromosome 3, odDysAvar1.4, whole genome shotgun sequence, a single window of DNA contains:
- the LOC136249427 gene encoding uncharacterized protein has protein sequence MAMISCCWLLLVVLFHSSAAIKWPDNVTQHTGYIEVNKTFGVHLFYWFFESRSNPSTDPLVIWLTGGPGCSSELALFVENGPFSLNVTTEPVLNPYGWNQFANLLYIDQPAGTGFSYVTNPLEYTIDERQIARELWYMVQEFYQKYPKYANLDLYILGESYAGHYVPAFGAEIVRSSSPYAKNLKGVGIGNGLVDPKIQSGAYAEFAYQHKFISQAQYESFNTSYAYCKDLIDLRLWPLAVVECNLIETKVLKASETTLKRSINVYDVRKECTGPLCYNFSQVTDFMQRKDVRQALGVGDHSWSQCNTLVGIFLMGDWVDNLQKDTAEILAHNKSVLVYSGKEDYICNYVGGNEWTLAMKWSGKDAFNKAALKDWVIDGYVAGQIRSTNGLTFLAIENAGHMVPMDQPKLALSMLEKFLQGGFGHGIRSTF, from the exons ATGGCTATGATCAGTTGCTGTTGGCTACTGCTTGTTGTTTTATTTCATTCCTCTGCTGCTATCAAGTGGCCCGACAACGTAACTCAGCACACGGGATATATAGAG GTTAACAAGACTTTTGGAGTACATTTGTTTTATTGGTTTTTTGAAAGTCGGAGTAATCCGTCTACTGACCCATTAGTTATATGGCTAACAGGTGGTCCAGGTTGTTCAAGCGAGTTGGCACTGTTCGTTGAGAATGGACCATTTTCACTGAATGTCACCACAGAACCTGTTCTGAACCCATATG GTTGGAATCAGTTCGCTAATCTTCTCTATATTGATCAACCTGCAGGAACTGGGTTTTCTTATGTAACAAATCCA TTAGAATATACGATAGATGAACGACAGATAGCCAGGGAGTTGTGGTACATGGTGCAAGAGTTTTATCAGAAATATCCAAAATATGCTAATCTGGACTTGTACATTTTAGGAGAAAGTTATG CTGGACATTATGTACCTGCATTTGGTGCTGAGATTGTTAGGAGTAGCTCACCATATGCCAAAAATCTCAAAGGAgttg GTATCGGCAATGGATTGGTTGATCCTAAAATACAGTCTGGAGCATATGCTGAG TTTGCGTATCAGCACAAGTTCATCAGCCAAGCTCAATATGAATCCTTTAACACTAGCTATGCTTACTGCAAAG atttaattgatttgaggTTGTGGCCACTGGCAGTCGTTGAATGCAAT TTAATAGAGACAAAGGTGTTGAAGGCGTCTGAAACAACTCTTAAACGAAG CATAAATGTGTATGATGTGCGGAAAGAGTGTACTGGTCCTCTATGCTACAACTTCAGTCAG GTTACTGATTTCATGCAAAGAAAAGATGTCAGACAAGCTCTTGGTGTAGGTGACCATTCTTGGTCACAGTGTAACACCCTAGTTGGAATTTTT TTAATGGGAGACTGGGTTGACAACTTACAGAAGGACACTGCAGAGATATTAGCTCATAATAAAAGTG TGTTAGTGTATAGTGGAAAAGAGGATTATATTTGTAATTATGTTGGTGGTAATGAGTGGACACTGGCAATGAAGTGGAGTGGTAAG GATGCGTTTAACAAAGCGGCACTTAAGGATTGGGTTATTGATGGATATGTT GCTGGGCAAATTCGAAGCACTAATGGACTGACATTTTTAGCTATTGAGAATGCTGGACATATGGTGCCAATGGATCAACCAAAACTT GCCTTGTCCATGCTAGAGAAATTCTTACAAGGTGGTTTTGGTCACGGAATAAGATCAACATTCTGA
- the LOC136249428 gene encoding uncharacterized protein, whose translation MAMISCCWLLLVVLFHSSAAIKWPDNVTQHTGYIEVNKTFGVHLFYWFFESRSNPSTDPLVIWLTGGPGCSSELALFVENGPFLLNVTTEPALNPYGWNQFANLLYIDQPAGTGFSYVTNPLGYTIDERQIARELWYMVQEFYQKYPKYANLDLYILGESYAGHYVPAFGAEIVRSNSPYAKNLKGVGIGNGWVDPKIQYGAYAEFAYQHKFISRAEYETFNVSYAICKGLIDLRLWPLSVDECQIMEMAVLEASEVTLKRSINVYDVRKECTDRPLCYNFSQVTDFVQRKDVREALGVGDHSWSQCNTLVHALLMGDWVDNFQKDTAEILAFNKSVLVYSGKEDFICNYIGGKEWTLAMKWSGKDAFNKAAVKDWVIDGYVAGQIRSTNGLTFLAVENAGHMVPMDQPKVALSMLEKFIQGGFSY comes from the exons ATGGCTATGATCAGTTGTTGTTGGCTACTGCTTGTTGTTTTATTTCATTCCTCTGCTGCTATCAAGTGGCCCGACAACGTAACTCAGCACACGGGATATATAGAG GTTAACAAGACTTTTGGAGTACATTTGTTTTATTGGTTTTTTGAAAGTCGGAGTAATCCGTCTACTGACCCATTAGTTATATGGCTAACGGGTGGTCCAGGTTGTTCAAGCGAGTTGGCACTGTTCGTTGAGAATGGACCATTTTTACTGAATGTCACCACAGAACCTGCTCTGAACCCATATG GTTGGAATCAGTTTGCTAATCTTCTCTATATTGATCAACCTGCAGGAACTGGGTTTTCTTATGTAACAAATCCA TTAGGATATACGATAGATGAACGACAGATAGCCAGGGAGTTGTGGTACATGGTGCAAGAGTTTTATCAGAAATACCCAAAATATGCTAATCTGGACTTGTACATATTAGGAGAAAGTTATG CTGGACATTATGTACCTGCATTTGGTGCTGAGATTGTTAGGAGTAACTCACCGTATGCCAAGAATCTCAAAGGAGTTG GTATTGGCAATGGATGGGTTGATCCTAAAATACAGTATGGAGCGTATGCTGAG TTTGCATATCAGCACAAGTTCATCAGCCGAGCTGAGTACGAAACCTTTAACGTTAGCTATGCTATCTGCAAag gtttaattgatttgaggtTGTGGCCTCTGTCAGTTGACGAATGTCAA ATAATGGAGATGGCAGTGTTGGAGGCATCTGAAGTAACTCTTAAGCGAAG CATAAATGTGTATGATGTGCGGAAAGAATGTACTGACCGTCCTCTGTGCTACAACTTCAGTCAG GTTACTGATTTTGTGCAAAGAAAAGATGTCAGAGAAGCTCTTGGTGTAGGTGACCATTCTTGGTCACAGTGTAATACCCTAGTCCATGCTTTG TTAATGGGAGACTGGGTTGACAACTTTCAGAAGGACACTGCTGAAATATTGGCGTTTAATAAGAGTG TGTTAGTGTATAGTGGAAAAGAGGATTTTATTTGTAATTACATCGGTGGTAAGGAGTGGACACTGGCAATGAAGTGGAGTGGTAAG GATGCATTTAACAAAGCTGCAGTTAAGGATTGGGTTATTGATGGATATGTT GCTGGGCAAATTCGAAGCACTAATGGACTGACATTTTTAGCTGTTGAGAATGCTGGACATATGGTGCCAATGGATCAACCAAAAGTT GCCTTGTCCATGCTAGAGAAATTCATACAAGGTGGTTTCAGTTACTGA